The following coding sequences are from one Thermoflexus hugenholtzii JAD2 window:
- a CDS encoding phosphoribosylanthranilate isomerase — MFIKICGITTLEDARAAVAAGADALGFVLYPKSPRYLPPERAAALVAQLRREAPGVRYIGVFVNEPAERVRTLLARIGLDWAQLHGEEPPEVVQALADRAYRVLRLRPGSAIDPAPYRGRLPDGPTLGVDAWHPTAYGGTGRVADWEQAARWARAERLLLSGGLTPENVAAAIARVRPWGVDVSSGVERAPGRKDPEKVRAFIARARAAFRALQEGIPVELQEEGG, encoded by the coding sequence GTGTTCATCAAGATCTGTGGGATCACGACCCTGGAGGACGCCCGGGCGGCCGTCGCGGCGGGGGCGGACGCCCTGGGCTTCGTCCTCTATCCGAAGAGCCCCCGGTATCTGCCGCCGGAGCGGGCGGCGGCGCTGGTGGCGCAGCTGCGCCGGGAGGCGCCTGGAGTGCGCTACATAGGGGTGTTCGTGAACGAGCCAGCGGAGCGGGTGCGGACGCTGCTGGCGCGCATCGGCCTGGATTGGGCCCAGCTCCATGGCGAGGAGCCCCCGGAGGTGGTGCAGGCCCTGGCAGACCGCGCTTACCGGGTGCTCCGGCTGCGCCCCGGGAGCGCCATCGATCCCGCGCCCTACCGCGGGCGGCTGCCCGACGGGCCGACCCTGGGGGTGGACGCCTGGCATCCCACGGCCTATGGGGGGACCGGACGGGTCGCCGACTGGGAGCAGGCGGCCCGGTGGGCCCGGGCGGAGCGCCTGCTTCTGAGCGGGGGGCTGACGCCGGAGAACGTGGCCGCGGCCATCGCCCGCGTCCGGCCCTGGGGCGTCGATGTCTCCTCCGGGGTGGAGCGGGCCCCCGGGCGGAAGGACCCGGAGAAAGTGCGGGCCTTCATCGCCCGGGCGCGGGCCGCCTTCCGGGCCCTGCAGGAGGGCATCCCTGTGGAACTCCAGGAGGAGGGCGGATGA
- the trpB gene encoding tryptophan synthase subunit beta, translating into MIALIPPPVSERPGYFGPYGGRYVPETLIPALEELEQAFEEALRDPEFLREFEALLRTYVGRPTPLTEARRLGEAVGARIFLKREDLAHTGAHKINNALGQALLAKRLGKRRVVAETGAGQHGVATATACALLGLECVIYMGTADMARQRPNVFRMRLLGAEVRPVDAGSCTLKDAINEAIRDWVTNVRTTHYLLGSALGPHPYPAIVRTFQSVIGVEARSQMREAFGRLPDVAVACVGGGSNAIGLFAAFLEDPVELVGVEAGGEGIPTGRHAARFADGDRGRIGVLHGTRTYVLQDPWGQILDTHSISAGLDYPAVGPEHAYLRERGRVRYTAVTDAEALAAFRALARLEGILPALESAHAVAEAMRIARERPGAWILVNLSGRGDKDLETVARALGEAIG; encoded by the coding sequence ATGATCGCGCTGATTCCCCCACCGGTTTCGGAGCGGCCGGGCTACTTCGGGCCTTACGGCGGGCGGTATGTGCCGGAGACCCTGATTCCCGCCCTGGAGGAGCTGGAGCAGGCGTTCGAGGAGGCGCTGCGGGATCCGGAGTTCCTCCGGGAGTTCGAGGCCCTGCTGCGCACCTATGTGGGGCGCCCCACGCCGCTGACGGAGGCCCGGCGGCTGGGGGAGGCCGTCGGCGCGCGGATCTTCCTCAAGCGGGAGGACCTAGCCCACACGGGGGCCCATAAGATCAACAACGCCCTGGGCCAGGCCCTCCTGGCGAAGCGCTTGGGCAAGCGGCGGGTGGTGGCCGAGACCGGGGCCGGCCAGCACGGGGTGGCCACGGCCACCGCCTGCGCCCTCCTCGGGCTGGAGTGCGTCATCTACATGGGCACCGCGGACATGGCCCGCCAGCGGCCCAACGTGTTCCGGATGCGCTTGCTCGGCGCCGAGGTGCGCCCGGTGGACGCCGGCTCCTGCACCCTGAAGGACGCCATCAACGAGGCCATCCGGGACTGGGTGACGAACGTGCGCACGACCCATTACCTGCTGGGCTCCGCCCTGGGGCCCCATCCGTATCCCGCCATCGTGCGCACCTTCCAGTCGGTGATCGGCGTTGAGGCCCGCTCCCAGATGCGGGAGGCCTTCGGGCGGCTGCCGGACGTGGCGGTGGCCTGCGTGGGTGGGGGGAGCAACGCCATCGGCCTCTTCGCGGCCTTCCTGGAGGATCCGGTGGAGCTGGTGGGGGTGGAGGCGGGCGGGGAGGGGATCCCCACCGGCCGCCACGCCGCCCGCTTCGCCGACGGCGACCGGGGCCGCATCGGCGTCCTGCACGGAACCCGCACCTACGTCCTCCAGGATCCGTGGGGGCAGATCCTGGACACCCACTCGATCTCCGCCGGGCTGGATTACCCGGCCGTGGGCCCAGAGCACGCGTATCTGCGGGAGCGGGGGCGCGTCCGCTACACCGCCGTCACCGACGCTGAGGCCCTGGCTGCTTTCCGGGCCCTGGCCCGGCTGGAAGGGATCCTCCCGGCCCTGGAGTCCGCCCACGCCGTCGCCGAGGCCATGCGGAT